A single region of the Montipora capricornis isolate CH-2021 chromosome 13, ASM3666992v2, whole genome shotgun sequence genome encodes:
- the LOC138030720 gene encoding proto-oncogene tyrosine-protein kinase receptor Ret-like encodes MVKFEYIPHGDLLGLLRRSRGLDDQYFNDPDIKPKGSLTSEHLFKFAGEVAVGMAYLEANKIIHRDLAARNVLVGEEETCKITDFGMARDVQQNDFYFKRSKGRLQVKWTAIESLLYGICTTQSDVWSYGIVLYEIFTIGGNPYPNIQDHRIPYMLKDNYRMSQPVHLDDEIYALMCECWQNDANDRPTFEAISSTIRRLQLCHKVHKPRRNKNVQHLYINMLPLNEENPEWEYPREKVHIQKYIGKGAFGVVAKAFVDDLGIVAVKIPKVEATESNEEDLLAEYELVKQLQHPNIIRLMGAVTLSDVNHDYDDEDDSDNDDRDDDEDDDGDDDNDDDQDENDDDDYKEGYNDE; translated from the exons ATGGTAAAGTTTGAGTATATTCCACACGGTGATTTGCTCGGACTTCTGAGGAGGAGTCGAGGTCTTGATGACCAATATTTCAACGACCCTGACATTAAACCGAAAGGTTCTCTTACATCAGAGCATCTTTTTAAGTTTGCTGGAGAAGTTGCTGTTGGTATGGCATATTTGGAAGCGAATAAG ATAATTCACCGAGACTTGGCAGCCAGGAATGTGCTTGTGGGAGAGGAAGAAACATGTAAAATCACGGATTTTGGCATGGCAAGAGACGTGCAGCAAAATGATTTCTATTTTAAACGATCGAAG GGTCGGCTGCAAGTAAAGTGGACTGCAATAGAGTCCTTACTTTATGGGATATGCACAACACAAAGTGATGT ATGGAGCTATGGTATTGTCCTCTACGAAATTTTCACCATTG GTGGTAATCCTTATCCAAATATTCAAGATCATCGGATTCCTTATATGTTAAAGGACAACTACCGAATGTCTCAACCGGTACACTTGGATGATGAAAT CTATGCCCTGATGTGCGAGTGTTGGCAAAACGATGCAAATGATCGACCAACATTCGAAGCCATCAGCTCTACAATCAGGAGATTGCAGCTATGTCACAAG GTACATAAACCACGACGAAATAAGAATGTGCAACACTTGTACATCAATATGTTGCCCTTAAACGAAGAAAATCCTGAATGGGAATACCCTCGAGAAAAAGTGCACATCCAGAAGTACATTGGCAAAGGGGCGTTTGGCGTTGTCGCTAAGGCGTTTGTAGATGACCTTGGAATTGTGGCTGTTAaaattccaaaag TCGAAGCAACAGAGTCCAACGAAGAAGATCTTTTGGCGGAGTATGAGCTTGTAAAACAGCTTCAACATCCTAATATTATACGATTGATGGGAGCTGTGACTCTGTCAG ACGTCAACCACGACTACGACGACGAAGACGACAGCGACAATGATGATCGtgacgacgacgaagacgacgacggcGATGACGATAATGACGACGACCAAGATGaaaacgatgatgatgattacaaAGAAGGTTATAATGACGAATAA
- the LOC138030721 gene encoding uncharacterized protein: MTPEWRRAIRHRDRLWNKYRKLKTEANWLAYKRQRNLCTSLRRKAITGYFRHKTNNLSSDPKEFWKLFGPLFSSKQRGTNDITLLEDDIFITDKQRIAHIFNQFFTHVADNIPEPDPSLYGPDFLHHHSIKTITSLMDVILRLTSVFNNTTPAVVTDITKSLPASKAIGHDDIPTRLVKDSISILARPLCTLFNSSIASNCFPTCWKSGQVTPVFKKDTEYLKENYRPITVLVTFSNIMERILSQQLVNFFEEKLSPYLSAYRRNYSCQTACCAFWRN; this comes from the coding sequence ATGACACCCGAATGGAGGCGCGCTATTAGACATAGAGACAGATTATGGAACAAATACAGGAAATTAAAGACAGAAGCTAATTGGTTGGCCTACAAGCGACAACGAAACTTGTGTACATCTCTGAGGAGGAAAGCCATAACTGGTTATTTTCgtcataaaacaaataacctATCATCTGACCCAAAGGAATTTTGGAAGCTTTTTGGCCCTCTCTTCAGCTCTAAACAAAGAGGAACTAATGATATCACTCTTTTGGAGGATGATATATTTATTACTGACAAACAACGTATAGCTCATATTTTCAATCAGTTCTTCACTCATGTTGCTGATAATATCCCTGAACCTGATCCATCTCTGTATGGCCCAGATTTTCTCCATCACCATAGTATCAAAACCATCACTAGCCTTATGGACGTAATCCTTCGGCTGACTTCTGTTTTCAACAATACTACTCCTGCTGTTGTTACTGATATTACCAAGTCATTACCTGCTTCTAAAGCTATCGGTCATGATGATATTCCCACAAGGCTGGTAAAAGATAGCATCAGCATCTTAGCAAGACCTCTGTGTACTCTCTTTAACTCTTCAATTGCCAGTAACTGCTTTCCGACTTGTTGGAAGTCTGGTCAGGTAACGCCAGTGTTTAAGAAAGACACCGAATACCTCAAGGAAAATTACCGACCCATAACTGTTCTTGTCACCTTTAGCAACATTATGGAGCGCATTCTATCACAACAGCTTGTTAACTTCTTTGAGGAGAAATTATCACCATATTTATCTGCTTACCGTCGGAATTACAGCTGTCAGACTGCCTGCTGCGCATTTTGGAGGAATTGA
- the LOC138030722 gene encoding zinc finger MYM-type protein 3-like: MALASGSERFRVPKTSSEETGLVNDTVPPSTKYKNKWAVNIFAEWQSLREVKVPVLDCGGVFKDYELHEVCALSADIAAMDVLSLNYWLSKFVMEVAKKSGERYPPKSVYGIICSLKRHLEERNGSLFF; the protein is encoded by the exons ATGGCGCTCGCGTCCGGATCAGAGCGATTTCGCGTTCCCAAAACGTCTTCTGAAGAAACTGGTTTGGTAAATGACACCGTTCCACCTTCAACAAAATACAAGAACAAGTGGGCTGTAAACATTTTTGCCGAATGGCAGAGTTTAAGAGAGGTTAAGGTTCCAGTTTTAGATTGTGGTGGTGTCTTTAAAGACTACGAGCTACACGAGGTCTGCGCTCTGAGTGCAGACATAGCTGCAATGGACGTACTGTCGCTGAACTACTGGTTGTCCAAATTCGTGATGGAGGTAGCGAAAAAGTCGGGAGAAAGATACCCTCCAAAGAGTGTGTATGGAATCATTTGTTCTTTGAAACGTCATTTGGAGGAGAGAAATGGTTCG ttgtttttttga
- the LOC138030723 gene encoding uncharacterized protein produces the protein MFELYEQLLPTRLYTIHKTRVSDSGDSTCRLCGTAPEGMAHILSACPALAQTKYLARHDAVLKVLFFEIIFDLGLIDSVPPWYSPIKPQSVYETAEVQAYWDVPVYGEYQELRANRVDARIVNNRDKQVIALEMSCPWVSNRGKKTSEKTMKYAPLRWELKQRYPGYEINQCNIILDVLGGWSKDLDDTLQKLVGSKAKGVLKKMQKACLSGTLNIARTFKVII, from the coding sequence ATGTTTGAGCTGTACGAACAACTATTACCCACACGGTTGTACACCATCCATAAGACACGTGTGAGTGATAGTGGTGACTCGACATGTAGGCTGTGCGGTACAGCGCCAGAGGGCATGGCCCACATTTTATCTGCCTGCCCCGCGCTTGCGCAAACCAAGTACCTCGCAAGACATGACGCCGTCTTGAAGGTCCTCTTCTTCGAGAtcatctttgacttgggcctgaTAGACTCTGTGCCCCCGTGGTATTCTCCCATCAAGCCACAGTCTGTCTATGAAACTGCAGAGGTACAGGCGTACTGGGATGTTCCGGTATATGGAGAGTACCAAGAGCTCAGAGCAAATAGAGTGGACGCTAGGATCGTTAACAACAGAGATAAGCAAGTGATAGCCttggaaatgagttgcccctggGTGAGCAACCGTGGTAAGAAAACATCTGAGAAGACCATGAAGTATGCGCCACTCAGATGGGAATTGAAACAGAGATACCCAGGGTAcgagataaatcagtgcaatatCATCCTAGATGTACTCGGGGGATGGTCCAAGGACTTAGATGACACCCTACAGAAGCTAGTAGGCAGCAAAGCTAAAGGCGtgctcaagaagatgcagaaggcgtgtctctcaggaactctaaatattgctcgcacttttaaagtgataATTTAA
- the LOC138030724 gene encoding uncharacterized protein, translated as MRSIETEYKETKIKAAANLYQNRDPDMKIVRDFEERAESMGHQALTKEAAAYAKEYGLELQLEYPDPVCVTEEGEVIPGKKVKNILKRHRESRVREEVKEQRWQGKLVTERERDEELSAERCFWWLSDWRTCPTHTIAGMFELYEQLLPTRLYTIHKTRVSDSGDSTCRLCGTAPEGMAHILSACPALAQTKYLARHDAVLKVLFFEIIFDLGLIDSVPPWYSPIKPQSVYETAEVQAYWDVPVYGEYQELRANRVDARIVNNRDKQVIALEMSCPWVSNRGKKTSEKTMKYAPLRWELKQRYPGYEINQCNIILDVLGGWSKDLDDTLQKLVGSKAKGVLKKMQKACLSGTLNIARTFKVII; from the coding sequence atgcgCTCCATCGAGACAGAGTATAAAGAAACGAAGATTAAAGCAGCGGCCAATCTGTATCAGAACAGAGATCCGGATATGAAGATAGTACGGGACTTCGAGGAGCGCGCGGAGAGCATGGGGCACCAAGCACTGACAAAGGAAGCGGCGGCGTACGCGAAAGAGTATGGTCTGGAGCTACAGCTTGAATATCCTGATCCAGTCTGTGTCACAGAGGAGGGAGAGGTGATACCTGGGAAAAAGGTAAAGAATATTCTCAAGAGACATCGAGAATCAAGAGTGCGGGAGGAGGTTAAAGAACagagatggcaaggaaagctggTAACGGAAAGAGAAAGAGACGAGGAGCTAAGTGCTGAGCGGTGCTTCTGGTGGCTGAGCGACTGGCGAACCTGCCCAACACACACCATCGCGGGCATGTTTGAGCTGTACGAACAACTATTACCCACACGGTTGTACACCATCCATAAGACACGTGTGAGTGATAGTGGTGACTCGACATGTAGGCTGTGCGGTACAGCGCCAGAGGGCATGGCCCACATTTTATCTGCCTGCCCCGCGCTTGCGCAAACCAAGTACCTCGCAAGACATGACGCCGTCTTGAAGGTCCTCTTCTTCGAGAtcatctttgacttgggcctgaTAGACTCTGTGCCCCCGTGGTATTCTCCCATCAAGCCACAGTCTGTCTATGAAACTGCAGAGGTACAGGCGTACTGGGATGTTCCGGTATATGGAGAGTACCAAGAGCTCAGAGCAAATAGAGTGGACGCTAGGATCGTTAACAACAGAGATAAGCAAGTGATAGCCttggaaatgagttgcccctggGTGAGCAACCGTGGTAAGAAAACATCTGAGAAGACCATGAAGTATGCGCCACTCAGATGGGAATTGAAACAGAGATACCCAGGGTAcgagataaatcagtgcaatatCATCCTAGATGTACTCGGGGGATGGTCCAAGGACTTAGATGACACCCTACAGAAGCTAGTAGGCAGCAAAGCTAAAGGCGtgctcaagaagatgcagaaggcgtgtctctcaggaactctaaatattgctcgcacttttaaagtgataATTTAA